The window CGCGCCCGTGGACTGCCACGTCAGGGTCAGGTTGCCGCCGCCGACGGTGACATCGATCGCGTCAGCACGGTCGCCGCTGACAAGGGCGTACCCTTGCACCCACACGTCGACGGTGTCGTCGGCGTTCAGGCGCGTCTGAAGCGGCGCGATCTGTCCCATCTGGTTCAGCAGGTCATCGCGCTGGTCGATGAGGTCGTTCGGGTTCTGGCCCATCGCCTTGAGACCGGCGATGTCGTGGTTGAGCTCCGCCACCTGCTGTGCGAGCCGGTTGAGCTGGGCCACCTGGTCCTGGATCTGGCGATCCACGTCGTCGCGGATGGAGAGCCACTGCTGGTCCAGGTGCGAGAAGTCCTCGCCGAGGGCCGCAGCCGTCTGCAGCAGCACCTGCCGCGCGGCCAGGTTGCCCGGGTCATCCGCGACCGCCTGCCACGCCTTCCAGTACGCGTCCAGGGAGGAGGCGAGGCCCGTCGTGCTCGGCTCGTTGAGGGTGGCCTCGATCTCGCCGAGCGCCTTGTCCATCGCGTCGTAACGTCCCTGCCACGCCGACTGCGCCCGAACCTGGCGGTCGAGGAACGCGTCGCGCACGCTGGAGATGTCCGCGATGGCGACGCCGGTCCCCCAGGAGCCCGCCCCGATGGGCCCGTCCATGTCGATCGCGCGATACGGCGGCGTCGCCTGCAGCCGCGCGACCTGGCGCCGGTAGCCGGGCGTGCTGGCGTTGGCCACGTTGTGAGCCGCGACGTCCACGGCGCCGCGTTGCGCCTCCAGCGCGCGCAGAGCCGTCTCCAGGCCGAAGAACGTGCTGCGCATGTCAGGCCCTCCGTTGCCAGCGCGCGTGCGCCGCCACGGATTGGGCGCGTCCCGTGGCGTCATAGGCGGTGCCCGACGCGCGACGCAAGAGATTCAAAGAAAATTCCACATACGCGAGGGACTGGCCGAGAAGCGACTCATTCGTGGC is drawn from Clostridia bacterium and contains these coding sequences:
- the flgK gene encoding flagellar hook-associated protein FlgK produces the protein MRSTFFGLETALRALEAQRGAVDVAAHNVANASTPGYRRQVARLQATPPYRAIDMDGPIGAGSWGTGVAIADISSVRDAFLDRQVRAQSAWQGRYDAMDKALGEIEATLNEPSTTGLASSLDAYWKAWQAVADDPGNLAARQVLLQTAAALGEDFSHLDQQWLSIRDDVDRQIQDQVAQLNRLAQQVAELNHDIAGLKAMGQNPNDLIDQRDDLLNQMGQIAPLQTRLNADDTVDVWVQGYALVSGDRADAIDVTVGGGNLTLTWQSTGAQLTIAPGSAGSLGGLLDLREVVIPGYHAQLDAIANALASKTNSLHKAGIDLTGANGEDFFSYTGSTTGSPWTQPILLQLNPALVGHPEMIAAAAPPGASGDGTVALDIAALLDTPNVVGGAASIHEAYRGLVGQIGADRLEASTRAENAQALLQNLEVQRQSVEGVSLDEEMARLVQYQQAYQAAARTLTAIDDMIGTVVERLGRAGL